One Edaphobacter flagellatus genomic region harbors:
- a CDS encoding NAD(P)-dependent oxidoreductase, translating to MHIAIFGANGATGRLLTQNCLAAGYSVSALLRAPESFPFRDRVTATGQIVQGSAFDAAAVARTMEGADVVFSALGAKSPLRNENVLPRAVPVIVHAMQQTGIRRMIALGSAGALPDSLAKQPAWRRWIVKNIVYTYLLKWPVYEQTFQYLALVSSGLDWTMVMPPMLTNGPARGHYRIDGEALPRNGSRISRADVAGFMMQQITSDAWLRKGVYISD from the coding sequence ATGCACATCGCCATCTTTGGAGCCAATGGAGCTACGGGTCGTCTGCTGACCCAGAACTGCCTTGCGGCAGGGTACTCTGTCTCCGCACTGCTGCGTGCGCCCGAAAGTTTTCCTTTCCGCGATCGCGTCACGGCTACGGGGCAGATCGTTCAGGGGTCGGCCTTTGATGCGGCTGCGGTTGCGCGCACCATGGAAGGTGCAGATGTTGTCTTTTCAGCGCTTGGAGCGAAGTCGCCGCTGCGCAATGAGAATGTGCTGCCGCGTGCCGTTCCCGTCATCGTCCACGCGATGCAACAGACGGGTATCCGACGCATGATCGCGCTGGGGTCGGCGGGTGCGCTGCCGGACTCGCTGGCGAAGCAGCCCGCATGGCGTCGGTGGATCGTCAAAAATATCGTCTATACATACCTACTCAAATGGCCGGTCTACGAGCAGACGTTCCAGTACCTGGCGCTGGTCTCCAGTGGGCTGGATTGGACGATGGTGATGCCGCCGATGTTGACGAACGGCCCTGCACGGGGCCACTACCGCATCGATGGCGAAGCTCTGCCGCGGAACGGCAGCCGCATCAGCCGGGCGGATGTTGCCGGGTTCATGATGCAGCAGATCACGAGCGACGCGTGGCTGCGCAAGGGCGTTTATATCAGTGACTGA
- a CDS encoding phosphatidylinositol-specific phospholipase C1-like protein, whose protein sequence is MLRTAVALSLLLPVAALAQSQRAQDRQVHINQIQVVGTHNSYNMGFAPSEAKYMQEHYAKAYRGVEYHHQTLTQQLNAGVRQLELDIVQDPEGGRFAHPKIVELTQQAGLPADPDFDPKHEMLKPGFKIIHLGDLNQRSSCQRFVGCLEDIRAWSHAHPGHVPIFILVEDKQGKISQLPDATTAEPWTPATWDAMDAEIRSVFRPKEIITPDQVRGHFQTLEAAVLAGRWPTLRKARGKVVFLLYNRKPAKDYLVGHAMMKGRVLFVNGRPGEPEAGFVEQDNGTQDDIAALVKKGYLVRTRSDFGTEQGRTNDTTRRDQTLASGAQMVSTDFPASEPAPWTGYTVSLPNGAAARCNPVNAPAGCSDALIEAKK, encoded by the coding sequence ATGTTGCGTACTGCCGTTGCACTGTCTCTTCTTCTGCCCGTAGCCGCTCTTGCGCAATCGCAGCGCGCACAGGACCGCCAGGTTCACATCAATCAGATTCAGGTCGTCGGCACGCACAACAGCTACAACATGGGCTTTGCGCCGAGCGAAGCAAAGTATATGCAGGAGCACTACGCCAAGGCCTACCGCGGCGTGGAGTATCACCACCAGACGCTGACGCAACAGCTCAACGCCGGCGTACGCCAGCTAGAACTGGACATCGTGCAGGACCCCGAGGGCGGACGCTTCGCGCATCCGAAGATCGTTGAGCTGACGCAGCAGGCCGGACTTCCCGCCGACCCCGACTTCGACCCGAAGCATGAGATGCTGAAGCCTGGCTTCAAAATCATCCACCTCGGCGACCTCAACCAGCGCAGCAGCTGCCAGCGATTCGTCGGCTGCCTGGAGGACATCCGTGCGTGGTCGCACGCGCATCCCGGCCACGTGCCCATCTTCATCCTCGTCGAAGACAAGCAGGGCAAGATCAGCCAGCTTCCCGACGCCACGACGGCCGAGCCCTGGACCCCAGCTACATGGGACGCGATGGACGCCGAGATCCGCTCCGTCTTTCGCCCCAAAGAAATCATCACGCCCGATCAGGTACGCGGCCACTTCCAGACGCTTGAAGCCGCAGTGCTCGCAGGCCGCTGGCCCACACTACGCAAGGCTCGAGGCAAGGTCGTCTTCCTGCTCTACAACCGCAAGCCCGCCAAGGACTATCTCGTTGGCCACGCGATGATGAAGGGCCGCGTCCTGTTCGTCAACGGACGCCCCGGCGAACCCGAAGCCGGCTTCGTTGAGCAGGACAACGGCACGCAGGATGACATCGCCGCGCTCGTCAAGAAGGGCTATCTCGTTCGCACCCGCTCCGACTTCGGCACCGAACAGGGACGCACCAACGACACCACGCGGCGCGACCAGACATTGGCAAGCGGCGCGCAGATGGTCAGCACCGACTTCCCCGCCAGCGAACCTGCACCGTGGACCGGCTACACCGTCTCGCTGCCAAATGGCGCGGCTGCGCGATGCAATCCCGTCAATGCACCTGCAGGCTGTAGCGACGCGCTGATCGAAGCGAAGAAGTAA